A single window of Halotalea alkalilenta DNA harbors:
- a CDS encoding LysR family transcriptional regulator — MDTQSLIAFLAVAETGSFSLAAERLHLTQPAVSKRIAVLEELLGQRLFDRIQRRVTLTDGGQRLLPRARQIITMVDETRRELSDIDGEVGGRLSLATSHHVGLHRLPPLLKAFTQRHPNVHMELRFLDSEQAYQGVLDGSLELAVVTLAPSPHQSLLVQPVWIDRLRYVCGPEHPLLTAPGLDLSMLADFDAVLPGEQTFTRTIVTEHFARQGLKVRIAMSTNYLETLKMMVSIGLGWSVLPETMIDEGMRPLPLVHPPLLRPLGYLHHRGRTLSGAARRMIALLERERAANGSTAHGTSVHEGVNK; from the coding sequence ATGGACACCCAAAGCCTCATCGCCTTTCTCGCCGTCGCCGAAACCGGCTCGTTCTCGCTCGCCGCCGAGCGCCTGCACCTCACCCAGCCCGCGGTGAGCAAGCGCATCGCGGTGCTCGAGGAGCTGCTCGGCCAGCGTTTGTTCGACCGCATCCAGCGTCGCGTCACCCTTACCGATGGCGGCCAGCGGCTGCTGCCCAGGGCGCGCCAGATCATCACCATGGTGGATGAGACCCGGCGCGAGCTTTCCGACATCGACGGCGAAGTGGGCGGCCGATTGAGCCTCGCCACCAGCCACCACGTCGGCCTGCATCGCCTGCCGCCGCTGCTCAAGGCGTTCACCCAGCGCCATCCCAACGTGCACATGGAGCTGCGTTTTTTGGATTCGGAACAGGCCTACCAGGGGGTGCTCGACGGCAGCCTCGAGCTCGCGGTGGTGACCCTGGCCCCCTCGCCGCACCAGAGCCTGCTGGTGCAGCCGGTATGGATCGATCGGCTGCGCTACGTCTGCGGACCGGAGCACCCGCTGCTCACGGCCCCAGGGCTCGATCTGTCGATGCTCGCTGATTTCGACGCGGTGCTGCCCGGCGAGCAGACCTTCACCCGCACCATCGTCACCGAGCACTTCGCCCGCCAGGGGCTCAAGGTGCGCATCGCGATGTCGACCAACTACCTGGAGACATTGAAGATGATGGTTTCGATCGGGCTCGGCTGGAGCGTGCTGCCGGAGACCATGATCGATGAAGGCATGCGCCCGCTGCCCTTGGTCCATCCGCCGCTGCTGCGCCCGCTCGGCTACCTCCACCATCGCGGCCGCACGCTTTCCGGCGCGGCGCGGCGAATGATCGCGCTGCTCGAACGCGAGCGCGCTGCTAACGGCAGCACTGCGCACGGAACAAGTGTTCACGAAGGAGTTAACAAATAG
- the leuC gene encoding 3-isopropylmalate dehydratase large subunit, whose amino-acid sequence MAAQTLYDKLWDSHLVSSRDDGTSLLYIDRQLLHEVTSPQAFEGLRLSGRKPWRLDANLATADHNVPTTLIERRAGVAGIQDDVSRIQVQTLDDNCDDFGIELYSINDLRQGIVHVVGPEQGATLPGMTVVCGDSHTSTHGAFAALSHGIGTSEVEHVLATQCLLQRKMKNMQVRVEGELGRGVTAKDIVLAVIGEIGTAGGTGYAIEFAGSAIRALSMEGRMTICNMAIEAGARVGLVAVDQTTIDYIGGRPFAPSAEQWEAAVAYWRGLVSDPGAHFDKVVELDASTIEPQVTWGTSPEMVVGIRGQVPDPMDAESDTRRRGIERALEYMGLSAGQAITDIRLDRVFIGSCTNSRIEDLREAARVAKGRRVASTIKQAMVVPGSGLVKRQAEKEGLDKVFIEAGFEWREPGCSMCLAMNADKLGAGEHCASTSNRNFEGRQGYGGRTHLVSPAMAAAAAIAGHFVDVREFDHTPAPQALSA is encoded by the coding sequence ATGGCAGCCCAGACACTCTATGACAAGCTGTGGGACTCGCATCTGGTGAGTTCCCGTGACGACGGTACTTCGCTGCTCTATATCGATCGCCAGCTGCTCCACGAAGTGACCTCCCCGCAGGCCTTCGAGGGCCTGCGTCTTTCCGGGCGCAAGCCCTGGCGGCTGGACGCCAACCTGGCTACCGCCGACCACAACGTGCCGACCACGTTGATCGAGCGTCGGGCCGGCGTGGCCGGGATCCAGGACGACGTCTCGCGGATCCAGGTCCAGACGCTGGACGACAACTGCGACGACTTCGGTATCGAGCTCTACTCGATCAACGACCTGCGTCAGGGCATCGTCCATGTGGTCGGGCCGGAGCAGGGCGCGACCCTGCCCGGGATGACGGTGGTCTGCGGTGACTCCCATACCTCGACCCACGGCGCGTTCGCCGCGCTTTCCCATGGTATCGGCACCTCCGAGGTCGAGCATGTGCTCGCCACCCAGTGCCTGCTGCAGCGCAAGATGAAGAACATGCAGGTGCGCGTCGAGGGCGAGCTGGGCCGCGGCGTTACCGCCAAGGACATCGTGCTCGCGGTGATCGGCGAGATCGGCACCGCGGGTGGTACTGGCTATGCGATCGAGTTCGCCGGCTCCGCGATCCGCGCGCTCTCGATGGAAGGGCGGATGACGATCTGCAACATGGCGATCGAAGCGGGTGCCAGGGTCGGTCTGGTCGCGGTCGACCAGACCACCATCGATTACATCGGCGGTCGCCCCTTCGCGCCCAGCGCCGAACAGTGGGAGGCCGCGGTGGCCTACTGGCGTGGCCTGGTCTCCGACCCGGGCGCGCATTTCGACAAGGTGGTCGAACTCGACGCCAGCACCATCGAGCCGCAGGTGACCTGGGGCACCAGCCCCGAAATGGTGGTCGGGATTCGCGGCCAGGTGCCTGATCCGATGGATGCCGAGAGCGATACCCGCCGCCGTGGGATCGAACGGGCGCTGGAGTACATGGGGCTGTCCGCCGGCCAGGCGATCACCGATATCCGGCTCGATCGGGTATTCATCGGCTCGTGCACCAACTCGCGGATCGAGGACCTGCGCGAGGCCGCGCGGGTGGCCAAGGGCCGGCGCGTCGCCTCGACGATCAAGCAGGCGATGGTGGTGCCGGGTTCAGGCCTGGTGAAGAGGCAGGCCGAGAAGGAAGGGCTCGACAAGGTGTTCATCGAGGCGGGCTTCGAATGGCGCGAGCCGGGCTGCTCGATGTGCCTGGCGATGAACGCCGACAAGCTCGGCGCCGGCGAGCACTGTGCCTCGACCTCCAATCGCAATTTCGAGGGCCGGCAAGGCTACGGCGGGCGTACCCACCTGGTCAGCCCGGCGATGGCGGCGGCGGCGGCGATCGCCGGCCATTTCGTCGATGTGCGCGAATTCGACCATACCCCGGCGCCCCAGGCGCTGAGCGCCTGA
- the leuD gene encoding 3-isopropylmalate dehydratase small subunit: protein MQKFVRKAGLVAPMDRANVDTDLIIPKQFLKSIKRSGFGPNLFDELRYLDEGFPGQDCSQRPKNPDFVLNQPRYQGASVLLARANFGCGSSREHAPWALEDFGFRVVIAPSFADIFFNNAFKNGLLLITLSDEKVEQLFAELYAHEGYRLDIDLANQVINTPSGESIAFEVDAFRKYCLENGLDDIGITLEQADAIRTFEARHRASQPWLFRG from the coding sequence ATGCAGAAATTCGTTCGCAAAGCGGGTCTGGTGGCGCCGATGGATCGCGCCAACGTCGATACCGACCTGATCATTCCCAAGCAGTTTCTGAAGTCGATCAAGCGCAGCGGCTTCGGTCCCAACCTGTTCGACGAGCTGCGCTATCTCGACGAGGGTTTTCCGGGCCAGGACTGCAGCCAGCGGCCGAAGAACCCCGACTTCGTGCTCAACCAGCCTCGCTATCAGGGGGCAAGCGTACTGCTGGCGCGGGCCAACTTCGGCTGTGGCAGCTCGCGCGAGCACGCTCCCTGGGCGCTGGAGGATTTCGGCTTCCGCGTGGTGATTGCGCCGAGCTTCGCCGATATCTTCTTCAACAACGCGTTCAAGAACGGGCTGCTGCTGATCACCCTGAGCGATGAGAAGGTCGAGCAGCTGTTCGCCGAGCTCTACGCGCATGAGGGGTATCGTCTCGATATCGATCTTGCCAATCAGGTGATCAATACGCCTTCAGGTGAGAGCATCGCCTTCGAGGTCGACGCCTTTCGCAAGTACTGCCTCGAGAACGGGCTCGACGACATCGGCATCACGCTCGAGCAGGCCGATGCGATCCGAACGTTCGAGGCGCGCCATCGCGCCAGCCAGCCGTGGCTGTTCCGCGGCTGA
- the leuB gene encoding 3-isopropylmalate dehydrogenase, which translates to MKDQILILPGDGIGPEITFEAVKIIKACQSAGLDVELGYGKVGGDAIDATGHPLPDETLDAARGARAILLGAVGGPKWDKLEDISRRPEKGLLGIRKALNLFGNLRPAILYPQLASASSLKPEIVAGLDIMIVRELTGGIYFGQPRGFSERDGGVRYGYNTYVYDEEEIRRIGRVAFEMARKRSKRVCSVDKANVLEVTMLWREVITELAKEYPDVELSHMYVDNAAMQLVRAPKQFDVIVTGNMFGDILSDEAAMLTGSIGMLPSASLNERGQGMFEPCHGSAPDIAGQNLANPLATILSVAMMLRYSFDQPALAARIEAAVGEVLDQGLRTADIAAPGDRQVSTREMGDAVLAAFQAG; encoded by the coding sequence ATGAAAGACCAGATTCTGATTCTGCCCGGCGACGGCATCGGCCCCGAGATCACCTTTGAAGCGGTCAAGATTATCAAGGCGTGTCAATCGGCCGGGCTCGACGTCGAGCTCGGCTACGGCAAGGTCGGCGGCGACGCGATCGATGCCACCGGCCACCCGCTGCCCGATGAAACGCTCGACGCCGCGCGCGGCGCGCGGGCGATCCTGCTCGGTGCGGTCGGCGGTCCCAAATGGGACAAGCTCGAGGACATCTCGCGGCGACCCGAAAAGGGGCTGCTCGGGATTCGCAAGGCGCTCAACCTGTTCGGCAACCTGCGCCCGGCGATCCTCTATCCGCAGTTGGCCTCGGCGTCGAGCCTCAAGCCCGAGATAGTGGCCGGGCTCGACATCATGATCGTGCGCGAGCTTACCGGCGGGATCTACTTCGGCCAGCCGCGCGGCTTCAGCGAGCGTGATGGCGGGGTGCGCTACGGCTACAACACCTACGTCTACGACGAGGAGGAGATTCGCCGGATCGGCCGGGTCGCCTTCGAAATGGCACGCAAGCGCAGCAAGCGGGTCTGCTCGGTGGACAAGGCCAATGTGCTCGAGGTCACCATGCTGTGGCGGGAAGTGATCACCGAGCTTGCCAAGGAGTACCCCGACGTCGAGCTGAGTCACATGTACGTCGACAACGCGGCGATGCAGCTGGTCCGTGCGCCGAAGCAGTTCGACGTGATCGTCACCGGCAACATGTTCGGCGACATCCTTTCTGATGAGGCGGCGATGCTGACCGGCTCGATCGGCATGCTGCCCTCGGCTTCGCTCAACGAGCGCGGGCAGGGGATGTTCGAGCCCTGCCACGGTAGCGCGCCCGACATCGCCGGGCAGAATCTCGCCAATCCGCTGGCGACGATCCTTTCGGTGGCGATGATGCTGCGCTACTCGTTCGACCAGCCGGCGCTGGCGGCAAGGATCGAGGCGGCGGTCGGCGAGGTGCTCGACCAGGGCCTGCGCACCGCGGATATCGCCGCGCCAGGGGATCGCCAGGTGAGCACCCGCGAGATGGGCGATGCGGTGCTGGCCGCTTTCCAGGCCGGTTGA
- the asd gene encoding aspartate-semialdehyde dehydrogenase, which yields MLKVGFVGWRGMVGSVLMQRMGEENDFAGIEPTFFSTSQAGRPGPDIGVAVPPLEDAFDIEALKSLDVIVTCQGGDYTKEIYPRLRQAGFDGYWIDAASTLRMDDRAVIVLDPVNRQVIDESLDRGVKTYVGGNCTVSLALMGLGGLFEAGLVEWMTSMTYQAASGAGAQNMRELLAQMQGLSGAVAGELADPASAILDIDRKVTAAMRDGSLPTERFGAPLAGSLLPWIDSRLDNGQSKEEWKGGVETNKILGLAQGTIPVDGLCVRIGAMRCHAQAFTIKLKADVPLDEIEARIGEHNQWVSVVPNDKPETLAQLTPAAVTGTLQVPVGRLRKLAMGAEYLCAFSVGDQLLWGAAEPLRRMLTILRER from the coding sequence ATGCTCAAGGTAGGTTTCGTTGGTTGGCGTGGCATGGTCGGTTCGGTGCTGATGCAGCGGATGGGGGAGGAGAACGATTTCGCCGGTATCGAGCCGACGTTCTTCTCTACCTCCCAGGCGGGCCGCCCGGGTCCCGACATCGGTGTCGCGGTGCCTCCGTTGGAGGATGCCTTCGACATCGAGGCGCTCAAGTCCCTCGATGTGATCGTCACCTGCCAGGGCGGCGACTATACCAAGGAGATCTATCCCCGGCTGCGCCAGGCGGGCTTCGACGGCTACTGGATCGACGCGGCCAGCACCCTGCGCATGGATGATCGCGCGGTGATCGTGCTCGACCCGGTCAATCGGCAGGTGATCGACGAGAGTCTCGACCGCGGGGTCAAGACCTACGTCGGTGGCAACTGCACGGTGAGCCTTGCGTTGATGGGGCTCGGCGGGCTGTTCGAGGCGGGCTTGGTCGAGTGGATGACCTCGATGACCTACCAGGCCGCCTCCGGCGCCGGCGCCCAGAACATGCGCGAGCTGCTGGCCCAGATGCAGGGGCTCAGCGGCGCGGTGGCGGGGGAGCTTGCCGACCCGGCCAGCGCGATCCTCGACATCGATCGCAAGGTCACCGCGGCGATGCGCGACGGCTCGCTGCCAACCGAGCGCTTCGGCGCGCCGCTCGCAGGCTCGCTGCTGCCGTGGATCGACAGCCGGCTGGACAATGGCCAGAGCAAGGAGGAGTGGAAGGGCGGCGTCGAGACCAACAAGATCCTCGGTCTTGCCCAAGGCACCATTCCGGTCGACGGCCTCTGCGTGCGGATCGGTGCGATGCGCTGCCATGCCCAGGCGTTCACCATCAAGCTCAAGGCCGACGTGCCGCTCGACGAGATCGAAGCGCGGATCGGCGAGCACAACCAATGGGTCAGCGTGGTGCCCAACGACAAGCCGGAGACCCTGGCCCAGCTCACCCCGGCCGCGGTCACCGGTACTCTCCAGGTCCCGGTGGGGCGGCTGCGCAAGCTGGCGATGGGCGCAGAGTACCTCTGCGCCTTCTCGGTGGGTGACCAACTGCTGTGGGGGGCCGCGGAGCCGCTGCGGCGGATGCTCACGATCCTGCGCGAGCGTTGA
- the truA gene encoding tRNA pseudouridine(38-40) synthase TruA yields the protein MSLFAPLDESSPLTGRIALGIEYEGSAYYGWQRLRHGPSVQQTLEEALARVARAPVELVVSGRTDTGVHASRQIAHFDAPSPRSQKAWVMGANANLPRDVRVHWAVSVADDFHARASAIARRYRYLIYNAASAPALGSRQLTWHRTPLDERRMHAAAQVLVGEHDFSAFRAAKCQSSTPWRHLHFIEVRRFGPLVMIDVQANAFLHHMIRNIAGTLLAIGDGRRPVEWCAELLADGVRAVAGATAPAQGLHFIDARYAAIEWLPRTPLGPLPLAFLGEWSGEREVPIGEYLRRIRKRRAVAARPCTQTEGLDE from the coding sequence ATGTCGCTGTTTGCCCCGCTCGATGAATCCTCGCCCTTGACCGGGCGCATCGCCCTCGGGATCGAATACGAAGGCAGCGCCTACTATGGCTGGCAGCGCCTGCGCCACGGTCCTTCGGTGCAGCAGACGCTGGAGGAGGCGCTGGCGCGGGTCGCCCGCGCGCCCGTCGAGCTGGTGGTGAGTGGACGCACCGACACCGGCGTCCATGCCAGCCGCCAGATCGCCCACTTCGATGCGCCGTCGCCGCGCAGCCAGAAGGCCTGGGTGATGGGAGCCAATGCCAACCTGCCACGCGACGTGCGCGTGCACTGGGCGGTGTCGGTGGCCGATGATTTCCATGCGCGCGCCAGCGCCATCGCCCGGCGCTATCGCTACCTGATCTACAATGCCGCCAGCGCCCCGGCGCTGGGCAGCCGACAGCTCACCTGGCACCGCACCCCGCTCGACGAGCGGCGGATGCACGCCGCGGCCCAGGTCTTGGTCGGCGAACACGACTTCTCCGCCTTCCGCGCTGCCAAGTGCCAGTCGAGCACGCCCTGGCGCCACCTCCACTTCATCGAGGTGCGCCGTTTCGGCCCGCTGGTGATGATCGACGTCCAGGCCAATGCGTTCCTGCATCACATGATCCGCAACATCGCCGGGACCTTGCTCGCGATCGGCGACGGCCGGCGGCCGGTGGAGTGGTGCGCCGAGCTGCTCGCCGATGGCGTGCGCGCGGTGGCCGGCGCGACCGCGCCGGCCCAGGGGCTACACTTCATCGATGCCAGGTACGCGGCGATCGAGTGGCTGCCGCGTACGCCGCTGGGGCCGCTGCCGCTGGCCTTTCTCGGCGAGTGGAGCGGCGAGCGGGAGGTGCCGATCGGTGAGTATCTGCGCCGGATTCGCAAGCGTCGCGCGGTCGCCGCCCGCCCATGTACCCAGACGGAGGGCCTCGACGAATGA
- a CDS encoding phosphoribosylanthranilate isomerase, which yields MRTRIKFCGLTREDDVDAAVEAGADALGFVLWPGSKRAVTLERLEALSARVPPFVARVGLFVDQDAEVIAAAAPCLDLLQFHGDEPPQACAGFGTPWLKALRMREGLDLDAAAQRYAGARGLLLDAWRPGVPGGTGETFDWARIPAWLASRIVLAGGLDAGNVAEAITRVRPYAVDVSGGIEAAPGRKDHERMAAFAAAVRMADRSD from the coding sequence ATGAGGACCAGGATCAAGTTCTGCGGGCTGACCCGCGAAGATGACGTCGATGCGGCGGTCGAGGCGGGTGCCGATGCGTTGGGCTTCGTGCTCTGGCCCGGCAGCAAGCGCGCGGTGACCCTCGAGCGGCTCGAGGCGCTGAGCGCCAGGGTGCCGCCCTTCGTCGCCCGGGTGGGGCTGTTCGTCGATCAGGATGCCGAAGTCATCGCGGCGGCCGCGCCCTGTCTCGACCTGCTCCAGTTCCATGGCGACGAGCCGCCGCAGGCATGCGCCGGATTCGGCACCCCCTGGCTCAAGGCGCTGCGGATGCGCGAGGGGCTCGATCTCGACGCCGCGGCGCAGCGCTACGCCGGTGCCCGCGGGCTGCTGCTCGACGCCTGGCGTCCCGGCGTTCCCGGTGGCACCGGTGAGACCTTCGACTGGGCGCGGATTCCCGCGTGGCTCGCTTCGCGCATCGTGCTCGCCGGCGGGCTCGACGCTGGCAACGTGGCCGAGGCGATTACCCGGGTGCGCCCCTATGCGGTCGATGTCTCCGGTGGCATCGAGGCTGCGCCCGGGCGCAAGGATCACGAGCGGATGGCGGCCTTCGCCGCCGCGGTGCGGATGGCCGATCGCTCAGACTGA
- the accD gene encoding acetyl-CoA carboxylase, carboxyltransferase subunit beta produces MSWLDKIVPSMGRTRRADRRNSIPDGLWHKCPKCEAVLYRPELERHDNVCPKCDHHLRMGARKRLNWFLDEEGREELLEDLMPVDRLKFRDSKRYKDRLAAAQKDTGENDALISMRGRLNGLEVVVVAFEFGFMGGSMGSVVGEKFARAAELALEQRIPLVCFSASGGARMQEALFSLMQMAKTSAALERLRENGIPYVSVLTDPVFGGVSASLAMLGDINVAEPNALIGFAGPRVIEQTVREKLPEGFQRSEFLLEHGTVDMIIHRSQLKESLGRMLRKLVAAPVAPPLERAPVDADADWPSDVEP; encoded by the coding sequence ATGAGCTGGCTGGATAAAATCGTACCGTCGATGGGCCGCACCCGCCGTGCCGATCGGCGCAACAGTATTCCCGACGGTCTATGGCACAAGTGCCCGAAATGCGAGGCGGTGCTCTATCGACCGGAACTCGAGCGCCACGACAACGTCTGTCCCAAATGCGATCACCATCTGCGCATGGGAGCGCGCAAGCGCCTCAACTGGTTTCTCGACGAAGAGGGCCGGGAGGAGCTGCTCGAGGATCTGATGCCGGTCGACCGGCTCAAGTTCCGCGACTCCAAGCGCTACAAGGATCGTCTCGCGGCGGCGCAGAAGGATACCGGCGAAAACGATGCGCTGATCAGCATGCGCGGTCGACTCAACGGCCTCGAGGTGGTGGTGGTGGCGTTCGAGTTCGGCTTCATGGGCGGCTCGATGGGCAGCGTGGTCGGTGAGAAGTTCGCCCGCGCCGCGGAGCTCGCCCTCGAACAGCGCATTCCGCTCGTCTGTTTCTCCGCCAGCGGCGGGGCGAGGATGCAGGAGGCGCTGTTCTCGCTGATGCAGATGGCCAAGACTTCCGCGGCGCTCGAGAGGCTGCGCGAGAACGGCATCCCTTACGTCTCGGTGCTCACCGACCCGGTATTCGGTGGGGTTTCCGCCTCGCTGGCGATGCTCGGTGACATCAACGTCGCCGAGCCCAACGCGCTGATCGGCTTCGCCGGCCCCCGGGTGATCGAGCAGACCGTGCGCGAGAAGCTTCCCGAAGGCTTCCAGCGCAGTGAGTTCCTGCTCGAGCATGGCACCGTCGACATGATCATCCACCGTTCGCAGCTCAAGGAATCGCTGGGGCGGATGTTGCGCAAGCTGGTCGCGGCGCCGGTCGCGCCGCCGCTCGAGCGGGCCCCAGTGGACGCCGACGCGGACTGGCCTTCCGACGTCGAGCCTTGA
- the folC gene encoding bifunctional tetrahydrofolate synthase/dihydrofolate synthase: protein MSVNHGEALEHWLERLARQHPLTIDLGLERVAGVAARLGLLEVPLAPRVITVAGTNGKGSTVAMIESCARAHGLSCVSYTSPHLLRYNERVRVDGREIGDEELITAFERIEAARRQGDEISLSYFEVGTLAAALVVKQRAPDIAVLEVGLGGRLDAVNLFDADVAVVTTIAQDHAEYLGTDLEVIGREKAGIMRAGACAVLGSRSMPVSVAARAAAVGVARLATLGETFDHARDAESGWRWRGEDASGAALSFAPLPDPGLPLDNAASAVQALVLAGVPLEHERLVAGFAEVHLPGRLQRIQRWWLDVAHNPHAARYLAERLRERDRHQPRQGRRLVLLAMLGDKDADGVIEALMPVVDGWVCAGLDGERGRSGADLVARISAQGGDVFEVAEGVVEAIEWIEADPQSAGDEVLVCGSFFTVSKALEWLQERV from the coding sequence ATGTCGGTCAACCATGGCGAAGCGCTCGAGCATTGGCTCGAGCGCCTCGCTCGCCAGCATCCGCTGACCATCGATCTCGGCCTCGAGCGAGTGGCTGGGGTCGCGGCCCGCCTCGGCCTGCTCGAGGTACCGCTGGCACCCCGGGTGATCACCGTCGCCGGCACCAACGGCAAGGGTTCGACCGTGGCGATGATCGAGTCCTGCGCGCGGGCCCACGGGCTGAGCTGTGTGAGCTACACCTCGCCTCACCTGCTGCGCTACAACGAGCGGGTGCGGGTCGACGGTCGCGAGATCGGCGATGAAGAGCTGATCACAGCCTTCGAGCGAATCGAGGCCGCCAGGCGCCAGGGTGACGAGATCAGCCTCAGCTACTTCGAGGTCGGCACGCTTGCCGCCGCCCTGGTGGTCAAGCAACGTGCGCCGGATATCGCCGTGCTCGAGGTCGGTCTCGGCGGCCGACTCGACGCGGTCAATCTGTTCGACGCCGACGTCGCCGTCGTCACCACCATCGCCCAGGATCATGCCGAGTATCTCGGCACCGATCTCGAGGTCATCGGCCGTGAGAAGGCCGGCATCATGCGCGCCGGCGCCTGTGCCGTGCTCGGCAGCCGCTCGATGCCGGTCTCCGTCGCGGCCCGCGCCGCAGCCGTCGGCGTCGCCCGCCTCGCCACCCTGGGAGAGACGTTCGACCATGCCCGCGACGCCGAGTCCGGCTGGCGCTGGCGCGGCGAGGATGCCAGCGGCGCTGCGCTCTCCTTCGCCCCGCTGCCGGACCCAGGACTGCCGCTCGACAATGCTGCGAGCGCTGTGCAGGCGCTGGTGCTCGCCGGCGTGCCTCTCGAACACGAGCGGCTGGTCGCCGGCTTCGCCGAAGTCCATCTGCCCGGCCGGCTGCAGCGGATCCAGCGCTGGTGGCTGGATGTCGCCCACAATCCCCATGCCGCACGCTATCTGGCCGAGCGGCTGCGTGAACGCGATCGGCACCAGCCACGCCAAGGCAGGCGGCTGGTGCTGTTGGCGATGCTTGGCGACAAGGATGCCGATGGGGTGATCGAGGCACTGATGCCGGTGGTGGATGGCTGGGTCTGTGCCGGTCTAGATGGCGAGCGGGGCCGTTCGGGCGCCGATCTGGTCGCAAGGATATCCGCCCAGGGCGGTGACGTGTTCGAGGTCGCCGAGGGGGTGGTGGAGGCGATCGAGTGGATCGAGGCCGATCCACAGTCCGCGGGGGACGAAGTGCTGGTATGTGGGTCGTTCTTCACCGTATCGAAGGCGCTCGAGTGGCTGCAGGAGCGTGTCTGA
- a CDS encoding SPOR domain-containing protein, which translates to MKYGIRERIIGGIILIALAVIVVPMFFGSPSERESGPGPTMTINQQPIEVPQRDIAPPQSELSSAPDDGSDPSADVSQYAQLLPEETPSGNGATVEPEAAASAGAAQEPAPAANAPAEPTPITPVQAPERPAPPLQQAEAPAPPAAAPSAPAQAPERPAAAPPQQAPSRSEPSASQGSGSLASSDPIMAAANRHRGDSGASSPSAGSSSSAAAPSSGNWSVQAGSFGQGANADRLVEQLRGLGFDAYKISRGANSVVMVGPFQSSEAGESARQQLQQRANINGFVVRNTGNAG; encoded by the coding sequence ATGAAATATGGGATACGGGAAAGGATCATCGGCGGCATCATTCTGATCGCGCTGGCGGTGATCGTGGTGCCGATGTTCTTCGGCAGTCCGAGCGAGCGGGAGTCGGGGCCGGGACCGACGATGACGATCAACCAGCAGCCGATCGAGGTGCCACAGCGCGATATCGCGCCGCCGCAGTCCGAACTATCCTCCGCGCCCGACGACGGCTCCGATCCCTCAGCGGACGTCTCTCAATATGCCCAGCTGCTGCCGGAAGAAACCCCATCCGGCAATGGCGCGACGGTCGAGCCCGAGGCGGCGGCATCGGCCGGCGCGGCCCAGGAGCCCGCTCCTGCGGCCAACGCGCCCGCCGAGCCGACACCGATAACCCCGGTGCAGGCGCCCGAGCGTCCGGCACCCCCGCTGCAGCAGGCCGAGGCACCCGCGCCTCCCGCGGCCGCACCGTCCGCGCCAGCCCAGGCGCCCGAGCGTCCGGCGGCTGCGCCCCCCCAGCAGGCGCCCAGCCGCAGCGAGCCGAGCGCTTCGCAAGGCAGCGGGTCGCTCGCTTCCAGTGATCCGATCATGGCCGCCGCCAACCGTCATCGCGGTGACAGCGGTGCCAGCAGTCCATCCGCGGGCTCATCCTCCAGCGCCGCCGCGCCTTCGAGTGGCAACTGGTCGGTGCAGGCCGGCAGCTTCGGCCAGGGCGCCAATGCCGATCGCCTGGTCGAACAGCTGCGTGGCCTTGGCTTCGACGCCTACAAGATCTCTCGCGGTGCCAACAGCGTGGTGATGGTTGGCCCGTTCCAAAGTTCGGAAGCCGGCGAGAGTGCGCGCCAGCAGCTCCAGCAGCGCGCTAACATCAACGGCTTCGTGGTTCGCAATACCGGTAACGCTGGATGA
- a CDS encoding CvpA family protein gives MSLTWLDWVFIAILALCVLLGAMRGLIREGLGLVVWIVALLTARAFCIQVGELFVDYIDNPSVRVVVGFVLVTFVVVILGGLCIRLLNAMVEWVGMGSFNRVLGALFGAAKGSAVLALIGVVIPLTPFAQMEAWQGSQLRPMVASLQQVIVDQYQRLQERQSPLEELRQDRSVPVT, from the coding sequence ATGAGTCTGACCTGGCTCGACTGGGTCTTCATCGCGATCCTGGCACTTTGCGTGCTGCTGGGCGCGATGCGCGGCCTGATCCGCGAGGGCCTGGGGCTGGTGGTGTGGATCGTTGCGCTGCTGACTGCGCGAGCCTTCTGCATCCAGGTGGGTGAGCTGTTCGTCGACTACATCGATAATCCGAGCGTGCGTGTGGTGGTCGGTTTCGTGCTGGTCACCTTCGTGGTGGTGATTCTTGGCGGCCTCTGCATTCGATTGCTCAACGCGATGGTCGAATGGGTCGGAATGGGCAGTTTCAACCGCGTGCTCGGGGCGTTGTTCGGCGCGGCCAAGGGCAGTGCGGTGCTGGCGCTGATCGGCGTGGTGATCCCGCTCACGCCGTTCGCCCAGATGGAGGCCTGGCAGGGGTCGCAGCTGCGTCCGATGGTGGCGAGTCTGCAACAGGTGATCGTCGATCAGTACCAGCGGCTCCAGGAGCGTCAGTCCCCGCTCGAAGAGCTGCGCCAAGATCGGAGCGTTCCGGTCACATGA